Proteins from a genomic interval of Anas acuta unplaced genomic scaffold, bAnaAcu1.1 SCAFFOLD_38, whole genome shotgun sequence:
- the PPP5C gene encoding serine/threonine-protein phosphatase 5 has translation MASPWGVCEGGCLFFFFWGGWGGVSPRAPSPLTPAGGPGKDYEKAVEFYSRAIELNPGNAIYYGNRSLAYLRTECYGYTLADATRAIELDKKYVKGYYRRAASNMALGKFKAALRDYETVVKVRPNDKDAKLKYQECNKIVKQKAFERAIASDEQKRSVVDSLDIESMTIEDEYSGPKLEDGKVTLAFMKDLMQWYKEQKKLHRKCAYQILVQVKEVLAKLPTLVETTLKETEKLTVCGDTHGQYYDLLNIFELNGLPSESNPYIFNGDFVDRGSFSVEVILTLFGFKLLYPDHFHLLRGNHETDNMNQIYGFEGEVKAKYTAQMFALFSEVFEWLPLAQCINGKVLIMHGGLFSEDGVTLDDIRKIERNRQPPDSGPMCDLLWSDPQPQNGRSVSKRGVSCQFGPDVTKSFLERNRLDYIIRSHEVKPEGYEVAHDGKCVTVFSASNYW, from the exons ATGGCAAGCCCCTGgggtgtgtgtgaggggggttgtttgtttttttttttttgggggggttgggggggtgtCTCACCCCGTGCTCCCTCCCCGCTGACGCCCGCCGGTGGCCCAGGGAAGGACTACGAGAAGGCGGTGGAGTTCTACAGCCGCGCCATCGAGCTGAACCCCGGCAACGCCATCTACTATGGGAATCGGAGCCTGGCCTACCTGCGCACCGAGTGCTACGGCTACACCCTGGCCGACGCCACGCGAGCCATCGAGCTGGACAAGAAGTACGTCAAGGGCTACTACCGCCGCGCCGCCAGCAACATGGCCCTGGGCAAGTTCAAGGCCGCCCTGCGTGACTACGAGACG GTGGTGAAGGTGAGGCCGAATGACAAGGACGCCAAGCTGAAGTACCAGGAGTGCAACAAAATCGTCAAGCAGAAGGCCTTCGAGCGGGCCATCGCCAGCGACGAGCAGAAGCGCTCCGTCGTCGACTCCCTCGACATCGAGAGCATGA CCATCGAGGACGAGTACAGCGGCCCCAAGCTGGAGGACGGCAAAGTCACGCTGGCTTTCATGAAGGACCTGATGCAGTGGTacaaggagcagaagaaactcCACAGAAAATGCGCCTACCAG ATCCTGGTGCAGGTGAAGGAGGTGCTGGCCAAGCTGCCCACCTTGGTAGAAACGACGCTGAAGGAG ACGGAGAAGCTGACGGTGTGTGGGGACACCCACGGGCAGTACTACGACCTGCTGAACATCTTCGAGCTCAACGGGCTGCCCTCCGAGTCCAACCCCTAC ATATTCAACGGGGACTTCGTGGACCGCGGCTCCTTCTCGGTCGAGGTCATCCTCACGCTCTTCGGCTTCAAGCTGCTCTACCCCGATCACTTCCACTTGCTGCGAG GGAACCACGAGACGGACAACATGAACCAGATTTACGGCTTCGAAGGGGAGGTGAAGGCCAAGTACACGGCGCAGATGTTCGCCCTCTTCAGCGAGGTCTTCGAGTGGCTGCCCCTGGCCCAGTGCATCAACGGCAAAGTGCTG atcATGCACGGCGGCCTCTTCAGCGAGGACGGCGTCACCCTCGACGACATCCGCAAAATCGAGAGGAACCGGCAGCCCCCAGACTCAG GTCCCATGTGCGACCTGCTGTGGTCGGACCCGCAGCCGCAG AACGGGCGCTCGGTCAGCAAGAGGGGGGTGAGCTGCCAATTCGGGCCGGACGTCACCAAAAGTTTTTTGGAGCGCAACCGCCTCGACTACATCATCCGGAGCCACGAGGTCAAGCCCGAGGGCTACGAGGTGGCCCACGATGGCAAGTGTGTCACCGTCTTCTCCGCGTCCAACTACTGGTGa
- the LOC137849106 gene encoding olfactory receptor 10H1-like, with protein MRRENQTVPTGFAFIGFSYFPKLQAVLFVLFLLMHVVTLVGNIMIMFVIRLNQQLHMPMYFFLSALSFSEICYTFSIIPKMLSGLVLGTRTISFLGCAAQMHFSFMFGFTHSFLLTVMGYDRYVAICQPLHYSTVMTSRACTQLVAASWAGGGLLGLLVTSAVFQLPFCQSHRIDHFFCHVPPILQLACAGGEVVGTVVGIFCITALLGCFLFIRLSYAFILGWILQMPSAKGRHKAFSACASHITVVVVHYGCASVIYLKHQSPCAAGASVLIDVSYTVFTPFLSPIIFSLRNKDIKNAFWKSLKKNFIIRNANICPGSSFSYRSDYC; from the coding sequence ATGAGAAGGGAGAATCAAACCGTTCCAACAGGGTTTGCTTTTATTGGGTTTTCCTACTTTCCTAAACTCCAGGCTGTGCTGTTTGTGCTGTTTCTCCTCATGCACGTGGTGACCCTAGTTGGAAATATTATGATAATGTTTGTTATCAGGCTGAATCAGCAGCTGCACATGCccatgtattttttcctaagtgCTCTGTCCTTCTCAGAAATCTGTTATACCTTCTCCATCATCCCAAAGATGCTGTCCGGATTAGTGCTGGGAACTAGAACCATTTCTTTCCTGGGCTGCGCTGCACAGATGCATTTCTCCTTCATGTTTGGATTCACGCACTCTTTCCTCCTGACGGTGATGGGATATGACCGGTACGTGGCGATCTGTCAGCCCTTGCATTACAGCACCGTGATGACCTCCCGAGCCTGTACCCAGCTGGTGGCTGCCTCATGGGCAGGGGGTggtctcctggggctgctggtgacCAGCGCTGTGTTCCAGTTACCGTTCTGCCAGTCCCACCGCATTGACCACTTCTTCTGCCATGTGCCCCCCATACTCCAGCTGGCTTGTGCTGGTGGCGAGGTGGTTGGCACTGTAGTTGGCATCTTTTGCATTACTGCCTTGTTGGGATGCTTTCTGTTCATCCGTCTCTCCTACGCCTTTATCCTTGGCTGGATCCTGCAGATGCCATCAGCCAAGGGGAGGCACAAAGCTTTCTCCGCCTGTGCCTCCCACATCACCGTAGTGGTGGTGCACTATGGCTGTGCCTCTGTCATCTATTTGAAACACCAGTcaccctgtgctgcaggagctagTGTTCTGATTGATGTGTCTTACACTGTCTTCACCCCCTTCCTGAGCCCCATCATTTTTAGTCTGCGaaacaaagatataaaaaatgccttttggaaatctctgaagaaaaacttCATCATCAGGAATGCAAATATTTGTCCAGGATCTAGTTTCAGTTACAGGAGTGATTAttgctaa
- the LOC137849114 gene encoding maestro heat-like repeat-containing protein family member 1 — protein sequence MLCWCLCGCQDDEEQKMLFLSKICDLCRCVTEKGVPMNLHGFCSKHKLVENIMALLEKEPVDSLRTAFRQKAMETVALLSNTIPTALRGKKERLLRVCFKSVFFLPPESDVPETGVLYAKTMKAMDTMLEGFVRNCPNTSVSIELENMLKVMLDFAVSKDSAVRESAVRRIERLGDFIISYFVSEVRHKEPSTLSCIPEHPATQGCL from the exons ATGCTCTGTTGGTGTCTTTGTGGCTGCCAGGACGACGAGGAGCAGAAgatgctgttcctcagcaaaatcTGCGATCTGTGCAGATGTGTCACCGAGAAGGGTGTGCCAATGAACTTGCATGGCTTCTGCAGCAAACATAAGCTGGTGGAGAACATCATG GCgctgctggaaaaggagccCGTGGACAGCTTGCGCACAGCATTCCGGCAGAAGGCCATGGAGACTGTCGCCCTCCTCAG caACACCATACCAACAGCACTGCGTGGCAAAAAGGAGAGACTCCTGCGTGTGTGCTTCAAGAGCGTCTTCTTTCTGCCTCCGGAGTCGGATGTGCCAGAGACAGGAGTGCTCTACGCCAAG ACTATGAAAGCCATGGACACCATGCTGGAGGGCTTCGTACGCAACTGTCCCAACACCAGTGTCAGCATAGAGTTGGAGAATATGTTGAAG GTGATGCTGGACTTTGCTGTCTCCAAAGACTCAGCTGTGCGTGAGAGCGCTGTGAGGAGGATTGAGAGGCTGGGTGATTTCATCATCAGTTATTTCGTGAGCGAGGTAAGGCACAAGGAACCCTCCACCCTTTCCTGCATCCCAGAGCATCCTGCCACTCAGGGGTGCCTGTGA